One genomic window of Corynebacterium massiliense DSM 45435 includes the following:
- the radA gene encoding DNA repair protein RadA → MAKKQKVIHTCSECGYVSPKWLGRCPDCGAWGTLETSAAPASGAGARSNSGKLSTGSGAGGGAAAAAATGEVPQGLTPASPARPITNIGGASTKSVRTGIGELDRVLGRGIVPGSVVLLAGEPGVGKSTLLLEVASRWSQMTDSSTDKVQAPTPRRALYVTAEESAGQVRARAERTGALHETLFLAAESNLDVVFGHVSEVKPSLIIIDSVQTMHVPGVDGVAGGVAQSRAVTAAVTTLAKTSGIPVLLVGHVTKDGNVAGPRVLEHLVDVVVNFEGDRQSSLRMLRGMKNRFGATDEVGCFEQTAGGIREVSDPSGLFLSHRGSTPDGSAVTVAMDGVRPILAEVQALTVDPVAKNPRRVVTGLDSNRVPMVLAVLQARAGERTNDKDAYVATVGGVRITETATDLAVALATWSSLHEKPLPAKTVVIGEVGLAGELRHVPNLERRLAEAARLGYEHAIIPTTPRGHGQGSGENRGEKTKSAGLHIQQAGTLREAISLLDR, encoded by the coding sequence ATGGCGAAAAAGCAGAAGGTCATTCACACCTGCAGCGAGTGTGGGTACGTCTCCCCCAAGTGGCTCGGCCGCTGTCCAGACTGCGGGGCGTGGGGGACGTTAGAAACCTCTGCGGCGCCTGCCAGCGGCGCTGGGGCCCGGTCGAATTCCGGGAAACTCAGCACCGGCTCCGGCGCGGGCGGTGGCGCAGCCGCCGCGGCCGCCACTGGGGAAGTGCCACAAGGGCTCACTCCTGCTTCACCCGCACGGCCCATCACCAACATCGGCGGCGCGAGCACGAAATCCGTCCGCACGGGAATCGGGGAACTCGACCGCGTGCTCGGCCGTGGCATCGTCCCCGGCTCGGTAGTGCTACTGGCCGGCGAACCCGGCGTGGGCAAATCCACGCTCCTTCTAGAGGTCGCCTCCCGCTGGTCCCAGATGACCGACTCATCCACGGACAAAGTCCAGGCCCCCACCCCGCGGCGCGCGCTGTACGTCACCGCGGAGGAGTCCGCGGGTCAGGTGCGCGCCCGCGCGGAGCGCACCGGCGCGCTGCACGAGACGCTGTTTCTCGCCGCCGAGTCCAACCTGGACGTCGTGTTCGGCCACGTCTCTGAGGTCAAGCCGTCTCTCATCATCATCGACTCGGTGCAGACCATGCACGTGCCGGGTGTCGATGGCGTGGCAGGCGGCGTCGCACAATCGCGCGCCGTGACGGCGGCGGTCACCACCCTGGCTAAGACCTCCGGAATCCCCGTCTTGCTCGTCGGCCATGTCACCAAGGACGGCAACGTGGCTGGCCCGCGCGTGTTGGAGCACCTTGTCGATGTCGTGGTGAACTTCGAAGGCGACCGCCAGTCGTCACTGCGCATGCTGCGGGGAATGAAAAACCGCTTCGGCGCCACCGACGAGGTGGGCTGTTTCGAGCAAACCGCCGGCGGGATTAGGGAGGTCTCCGACCCGTCTGGACTCTTCCTTTCCCACCGCGGATCCACCCCGGACGGCTCGGCAGTCACCGTGGCCATGGACGGCGTGCGCCCGATTCTCGCCGAAGTCCAGGCGCTAACCGTCGACCCGGTGGCGAAGAATCCGCGACGGGTGGTCACGGGACTGGACAGCAACCGCGTGCCGATGGTCCTGGCAGTGCTCCAAGCCCGCGCCGGCGAGCGCACCAACGACAAGGACGCCTACGTCGCAACCGTGGGCGGCGTACGCATCACGGAAACGGCCACCGACCTAGCCGTCGCGCTGGCCACGTGGTCGTCCCTCCATGAAAAGCCGCTGCCGGCCAAGACGGTGGTCATCGGCGAGGTCGGCCTGGCAGGCGAGCTGCGGCACGTGCCCAACTTGGAGCGCCGCCTAGCGGAGGCGGCGCGGCTCGGCTACGAGCACGCGATCATCCCCACCACTCCCCGGGGCCACGGGCAGGGCTCCGGAGAAAACCGCGGCGAGAAAACGAAAAGTGCCGGCCTGCATATTCAGCAAGCCGGTACTCTCCGCGAGGCCATCTCTCTCCTCGACCGCTAG
- a CDS encoding CarD family transcriptional regulator, which yields MEFKVGEVVVYPHHGAAVIEDIEERQMGGEKLEYLVLHINQSDLVVRVPIKNAKNVGVRDVVGKEGLEKVFSVLREEDVEEAGNWSRRYKANQERLASGDINKVAEVVRDLWRRDQGKGLSAGEKRMLGKARHILVGELALAKPVDEKKADTMLEEIDATIERHRAAGLVDDKSVTTDVSDDVDLDDLSFDDED from the coding sequence ATGGAGTTCAAGGTCGGCGAAGTCGTGGTCTACCCGCACCATGGTGCGGCTGTCATCGAGGACATCGAGGAACGCCAGATGGGCGGCGAGAAGCTTGAATACCTCGTCTTGCACATCAACCAGTCCGACCTTGTGGTGCGTGTGCCTATTAAGAACGCCAAGAACGTCGGCGTGCGCGACGTCGTGGGCAAGGAGGGCCTGGAGAAGGTCTTTTCCGTCCTGCGCGAAGAGGACGTCGAAGAGGCCGGCAACTGGTCCCGCCGCTACAAGGCGAACCAGGAGCGCCTGGCGTCCGGCGACATCAACAAGGTCGCCGAGGTAGTCCGCGATCTGTGGCGCCGCGACCAAGGCAAGGGGCTGTCCGCCGGCGAGAAGCGCATGCTGGGCAAGGCCCGCCACATCCTGGTCGGCGAGCTGGCTCTGGCCAAGCCGGTCGATGAGAAGAAGGCCGACACGATGCTGGAGGAAATCGACGCCACTATCGAGCGCCACCGCGCCGCCGGGCTTGTCGATGACAAGTCGGTCACCACCGACGTCAGCGACGACGTCGACCTCGACGACCTCAGCTTCGACGACGAAGACTAG
- a CDS encoding carbonic anhydrase produces MPLSHTPQEPQKVWEALLAGNKRFVHELSERPNTDSKRRYGLRSGQDPRVVVLSCSDSRAPVELVFDIGLGDAFVIRTAGHIVDTSVLASLEYAIENLGVNLVVVMGHQSCGAIGATAGVIDDGATIPVGFQRAIVEKISLAAQAVHAQGSTSTAEYEREHTRQTVDRLLANVHALQHKVDEGSIGVVGARYLLDDGRIEPVVYHGVE; encoded by the coding sequence ATGCCTTTGTCGCACACACCGCAAGAACCGCAGAAAGTCTGGGAGGCGCTGCTCGCCGGGAACAAGCGCTTCGTCCACGAGCTCTCCGAGCGCCCCAACACCGATTCCAAGCGCCGCTACGGCCTGCGCAGCGGCCAGGATCCGCGCGTGGTTGTCCTGTCGTGCTCGGACTCGCGAGCGCCGGTGGAGCTCGTCTTTGACATCGGTTTGGGCGATGCGTTTGTCATCCGCACCGCCGGCCACATCGTGGACACTTCGGTGCTGGCCTCGCTGGAGTATGCGATTGAAAACCTCGGGGTGAACCTCGTGGTGGTCATGGGGCACCAGTCGTGCGGCGCCATCGGGGCGACCGCCGGGGTTATCGATGACGGCGCGACCATCCCCGTCGGGTTTCAGCGCGCCATCGTGGAGAAGATCTCGCTGGCCGCCCAGGCCGTCCATGCCCAGGGCAGCACGTCCACCGCCGAGTACGAGCGCGAGCACACCCGCCAGACCGTCGACCGCCTGCTGGCCAACGTCCACGCGCTGCAGCACAAGGTCGACGAGGGGTCCATCGGCGTGGTGGGTGCGCGCTACCTGCTTGACGATGGCCGCATCGAGCCAGTCGTTTACCACGGAGTGGAGTAG
- the ispD gene encoding 2-C-methyl-D-erythritol 4-phosphate cytidylyltransferase — translation MTTGTSAPELAPHRRIVALVAAAGRGTRLGSEVPKAFVDLDGMTLVERSVRALIAAGCVDEIRVLIEPVMEDFAQKLLEKSGLMSAAAITAPVIRLVHGGGSRAESVWKGLQTIEDDDAVVLVHDAARALVQPDMIARVAMDVLEGHPAVVPVVPVADTVKEVDGNRVTATPNRSHLRAVQTPQGFDLTALRRANEHYFAQAEFTATDDASIMEWAGEQVVTVPGDPLAFKITTPIDLRLAQAVLQDRPGRL, via the coding sequence ATGACCACCGGCACGTCTGCTCCCGAATTGGCCCCGCACCGCCGCATCGTCGCGCTGGTTGCCGCGGCCGGTCGCGGCACGCGCTTGGGCTCCGAAGTGCCCAAGGCGTTCGTCGACTTAGACGGTATGACGCTTGTGGAGCGCTCCGTGCGGGCGCTCATCGCCGCCGGCTGCGTGGATGAGATTCGCGTTCTCATCGAGCCGGTCATGGAGGACTTTGCCCAAAAGCTCCTGGAAAAAAGCGGGCTGATGTCAGCGGCGGCGATTACCGCCCCCGTCATCCGCCTCGTGCACGGCGGCGGTTCCCGTGCGGAGTCGGTGTGGAAGGGCCTGCAGACCATTGAGGACGACGACGCGGTGGTGCTCGTCCACGACGCCGCCCGCGCCCTCGTGCAACCGGACATGATCGCCCGGGTGGCCATGGACGTGCTCGAAGGCCACCCCGCCGTCGTGCCGGTGGTCCCAGTGGCGGACACCGTGAAGGAAGTCGATGGCAACCGCGTCACCGCGACTCCGAACCGCTCCCACCTGCGGGCGGTCCAGACCCCGCAGGGCTTTGACTTGACCGCCCTGCGCCGCGCGAACGAACACTACTTCGCCCAGGCGGAATTTACCGCCACCGATGACGCCAGCATTATGGAATGGGCCGGCGAGCAGGTCGTGACGGTGCCGGGAGATCCCCTGGCGTTCAAGATCACTACGCCGATCGACTTGCGCCTGGCACAGGCCGTCCTGCAGGACAGGCCCGGCCGGCTGTAG
- a CDS encoding acyltransferase family protein, with product MSKRIDAQLREKPLKPGRIRRVRGLDGFRGLAVLAVVIFHAFPGWLTGGFLGVDIFFVLSGFLITSLLVREFGATGRVSLKNFWVRRLRRIVPAALTVLVITVAVAGLVGPDVNVNLGPQFFGTALFANNWVQIAQSASYFADTGENVTRHYWSLAIEEQFYILWPLLFVALAVWGHRRRGQRQDGLKIAAIVVVVLAVASAVAMAVLVDGAPGSDPSRVYYGTDTHAFGLLIGVLLALVITDPAPAAKDSWPSTSPGWMEAFTGTLFGTFAFAGIIVLCCVLEGDNVWAYRGGIFLASALAAVVIHVTVREAGLIAALMRFTPLCWLGTRSFSVYLLHWPIFVFVTHYLKDAGILACGLITVALSLILAELSFRFVEEPVRRGGYGKVVRSWKRYPFIPLLIVALAAGAGVAIAKSPAESSTEQALNDLKEKQEAQRKAQQDAQAGAGNSGESTAGNGAGADGETGPGSEAREKGDSGPGKFPDGTDITIVGDSVTLASYEALSERFPGAYIDGEVSRHYEAALPILTQLRDSGQLGHYVVLGFGTNGQAFPGQISEIKDFIGPDRTLILLDPYGMANGVPEAAAQVEEYIADNKDVYLAPWCHKAVEHPETLRPDGFHPEPEGAVLYTDAVEEAIQQAVDGKQRDFGRCAIY from the coding sequence GTGTCTAAAAGGATTGATGCGCAGCTGCGGGAAAAGCCCCTAAAGCCTGGGCGTATCCGGCGAGTTCGCGGGCTCGATGGATTCCGCGGCTTAGCGGTGCTAGCGGTCGTGATTTTCCACGCCTTTCCCGGCTGGCTGACTGGCGGGTTCTTGGGCGTCGATATCTTTTTCGTCCTTTCTGGATTCCTCATCACCTCCCTTTTGGTGCGTGAGTTCGGGGCGACGGGGCGCGTCTCGCTGAAGAATTTTTGGGTCAGACGCCTGCGCCGCATCGTCCCCGCCGCCCTAACCGTGCTGGTCATCACCGTGGCGGTCGCGGGGCTGGTGGGGCCCGACGTCAACGTCAATCTCGGACCGCAGTTCTTTGGCACCGCGTTGTTTGCCAATAACTGGGTCCAGATCGCCCAGTCCGCCAGCTACTTCGCGGATACCGGGGAAAACGTCACCCGGCACTACTGGTCGCTGGCCATCGAGGAGCAGTTCTACATCTTGTGGCCGCTCCTGTTCGTCGCGCTCGCGGTATGGGGTCATCGCCGGCGCGGGCAGCGCCAAGACGGGCTGAAGATTGCGGCCATCGTCGTCGTCGTTCTGGCGGTGGCGTCCGCGGTGGCAATGGCCGTGCTTGTCGATGGCGCACCGGGCAGCGATCCCAGCCGCGTTTACTACGGCACGGACACCCACGCGTTCGGCCTTCTCATTGGTGTGCTGCTGGCGCTCGTCATCACCGATCCGGCGCCGGCGGCGAAAGACAGCTGGCCGTCGACCAGCCCGGGCTGGATGGAAGCGTTTACCGGCACTCTCTTCGGCACGTTCGCGTTTGCCGGCATCATTGTCCTGTGCTGCGTGCTGGAAGGTGACAATGTTTGGGCGTACCGCGGCGGAATCTTTCTGGCATCCGCGCTTGCCGCGGTGGTCATCCACGTGACCGTCCGGGAGGCCGGGCTTATCGCCGCGCTTATGCGCTTCACGCCACTGTGCTGGCTGGGCACCCGCTCGTTCAGCGTTTACTTGCTGCACTGGCCGATTTTCGTCTTTGTCACCCACTACCTCAAAGACGCCGGCATCCTGGCCTGCGGCCTCATCACGGTGGCCCTGTCGCTCATCCTGGCCGAGTTGTCGTTCCGCTTCGTGGAGGAGCCGGTCCGCCGGGGCGGCTATGGCAAGGTCGTCCGCTCGTGGAAGCGCTACCCGTTCATTCCACTTCTTATCGTCGCGTTGGCGGCGGGTGCCGGGGTGGCCATCGCCAAGAGCCCTGCGGAGTCGTCGACCGAGCAGGCGCTCAATGATCTGAAGGAGAAGCAGGAGGCGCAGCGCAAGGCCCAGCAGGACGCGCAGGCTGGCGCGGGCAACTCCGGAGAGTCCACGGCGGGCAACGGCGCCGGCGCAGACGGCGAAACGGGTCCAGGCTCCGAGGCGCGCGAGAAGGGCGACTCCGGCCCAGGGAAATTCCCGGACGGCACGGACATCACCATCGTCGGCGACTCGGTCACCCTTGCCTCCTACGAGGCGCTGTCCGAACGCTTCCCGGGCGCCTACATCGACGGCGAGGTCTCCCGTCACTATGAGGCGGCGCTGCCCATCCTCACTCAGCTGCGCGATTCCGGTCAGCTGGGCCACTACGTGGTCTTGGGCTTTGGTACCAACGGCCAGGCGTTCCCCGGGCAGATCTCCGAAATCAAAGACTTCATCGGTCCGGATCGCACGCTCATCCTGCTGGATCCGTACGGCATGGCCAACGGCGTTCCTGAGGCGGCCGCGCAGGTGGAGGAATACATTGCCGATAACAAGGATGTCTACCTCGCGCCGTGGTGCCACAAGGCTGTGGAGCACCCGGAGACGTTGCGCCCCGACGGCTTCCACCCGGAGCCCGAGGGAGCGGTGCTGTACACCGACGCGGTCGAAGAGGCGATCCAGCAAGCGGTAGACGGCAAGCAGCGCGACTTCGGCCGCTGCGCCATCTACTAG